Proteins co-encoded in one Ruegeria sp. YS9 genomic window:
- a CDS encoding class I SAM-dependent methyltransferase gives MSIVDVLAARLIEDVKSNDLSGSFLMLGRQDWIGARRSTSAALFRETLQKYLPGVAEADLRNPDDGYSETFFRKLGFSEVDSLDFSDFEGASIVQDLAGDLPENLVGRFDVIYDGGTCEHVFDLPTAYRNIDKMLKPGGVFIAHSPSNNWINHGFYQICPEIVYGFWVNAMNYEALKCVWQPLRPYAARDVVKMTDPNKTKKRPRPLGTFGPGLPVLLDYVVRKPVAGTKTSASVSQSDYATRWENTQKA, from the coding sequence GTGTCAATTGTTGATGTCCTGGCTGCGCGCCTGATCGAAGATGTCAAATCCAATGACCTGTCAGGAAGCTTTCTGATGCTGGGGCGGCAGGATTGGATCGGTGCGCGCCGGTCTACGTCCGCCGCATTGTTCAGGGAAACCTTGCAGAAATACCTGCCCGGAGTGGCCGAAGCTGACCTTCGCAACCCGGATGATGGATACTCGGAAACATTCTTTCGAAAACTTGGATTCTCGGAAGTGGATTCGCTGGATTTTTCGGACTTCGAAGGTGCGAGCATCGTTCAGGATCTCGCGGGGGATTTGCCTGAAAATCTGGTTGGTCGGTTTGACGTTATCTATGACGGTGGAACCTGCGAGCACGTGTTCGATTTGCCGACCGCCTACCGGAACATTGACAAGATGCTGAAGCCCGGGGGTGTGTTTATCGCACATTCGCCATCGAACAACTGGATCAATCACGGCTTCTATCAGATTTGCCCAGAGATCGTGTACGGCTTTTGGGTAAACGCCATGAACTATGAGGCTCTGAAATGCGTGTGGCAGCCATTGAGGCCATACGCTGCTCGTGACGTGGTGAAAATGACGGACCCCAACAAGACAAAGAAACGTCCGCGACCGCTGGGAACTTTTGGTCCGGGATTGCCTGTTCTTCTGGATTATGTGGTTCGAAAACCTGTTGCCGGCACCAAGACAAGTGCAAGTGTGTCGCAAAGTGACTATGCCACGCGTTGGGAAAACACGCAGAAAGCCTAA
- a CDS encoding Hint domain-containing protein, with the protein MTSFSISNGNSTTYTDTSPGGGVVIDFDTLDNSFSAQINGVDLFVGGPGSAPNELQFQISGTSGQTVRFADGQRYEVNTPAVWQLGNTNGEPVVRLVINPDGTVELYGVKSSNGSLEPLELFNGMTVNSSAIAAAWNDSGTNDIEINQILTGPTNASGEFVDVLCFASGTMIDTRHGSVPVEDLQISDQVLTYDNGYKPIRWIGSRHLSSAELHARQKLKPILIRTGALGDGYPKQDLVVSPQHRILVSSAVALRMFDFKDVLIPANKLLSLEGVDIMQDTRDGVEYYHLLFDTHEIIWSNGTPTESLFTGPEALKSVSADARKEIMDLFPECCAPQFQARSARFIPQQGKLMRKLVQRHQANCKPLLESVRRQTPVPIFARGCE; encoded by the coding sequence ATGACCAGCTTCAGCATATCAAACGGTAACAGCACCACATATACAGATACTTCTCCCGGTGGCGGTGTCGTTATCGATTTCGATACGCTCGACAACAGCTTCAGTGCTCAAATCAATGGGGTTGACCTGTTTGTTGGTGGGCCGGGATCGGCGCCCAATGAACTTCAGTTCCAGATTTCTGGCACCTCGGGGCAAACAGTTCGCTTTGCTGACGGTCAGAGATATGAAGTCAACACACCAGCTGTTTGGCAGTTGGGAAATACAAACGGTGAACCCGTGGTCCGCTTGGTGATCAATCCGGATGGGACGGTCGAGCTCTATGGCGTAAAGTCAAGCAATGGCTCGCTTGAACCTCTGGAACTGTTCAACGGAATGACAGTCAATTCCAGTGCTATTGCAGCGGCCTGGAACGACAGCGGTACCAATGATATCGAAATCAACCAGATTTTAACTGGCCCGACCAATGCAAGCGGTGAGTTTGTGGACGTTCTGTGCTTTGCATCTGGGACAATGATTGACACACGCCACGGATCAGTGCCAGTCGAAGACTTGCAGATTTCAGATCAGGTTTTGACCTATGACAATGGCTACAAACCCATTCGATGGATCGGCTCGCGCCACCTAAGCTCTGCCGAGCTTCATGCGCGGCAAAAGCTGAAACCGATTTTGATCCGCACCGGGGCTCTGGGCGACGGATACCCGAAACAGGACCTTGTCGTCTCGCCGCAGCATCGCATTCTTGTGTCTTCAGCAGTTGCGCTGCGGATGTTCGATTTCAAGGACGTGTTGATCCCCGCAAACAAGTTGTTGTCGCTGGAAGGCGTTGACATTATGCAAGACACACGAGACGGTGTTGAATACTATCACTTGCTGTTTGATACCCATGAAATCATCTGGTCCAATGGGACACCGACAGAAAGCCTGTTTACCGGCCCCGAAGCACTCAAATCAGTCTCGGCTGACGCGCGAAAAGAAATCATGGACTTGTTTCCAGAATGCTGCGCCCCACAGTTTCAAGCACGCTCTGCGCGTTTTATTCCGCAACAGGGCAAGCTGATGCGAAAGCTTGTCCAACGACATCAGGCAAATTGCAAACCCCTTTTGGAGAGTGTGCGGCGGCAGACACCCGTGCCCATCTTTGCTCGGGGTTGCGAGTAG
- a CDS encoding BCCT family transporter produces the protein MAQTKKMLDPDPRIYDFETEYELGQDNVRPFGLDIHNPVFLISSIMIFAFVLIALANQEAAASFFGWLRPWLTSTFDWFLVLSVDAITLFCLVLIILPVGSVRIGGKDAKPDYSYAGWIAMMFAAGIGIGLLFFGVMEPVYYNFAEGGNAAPLGIDIAVPGNEYAGVVGTIHHWGLEGWAVYAAVGLSLAIFSYNLNLPLTLRSAFYPILGERVWGWWGHIIDTLAVFATLFGLTTSLGLGAQQVAAGLYEVFGIEPSPTVVVLLIIGITLIALGSVLLGMDAGVKRLSEINMVMAVGLFLFVIAVTGIGTAIARYFSVMTDYVLHLPALSNPFGREDTSYFHGWTTFYWAWWIAWSPFVGMFIARISKGRTVREFIICALLAPTAVCALWMSTFGGAAIDMLNAGGAEGVRATVIDSYAPEGALFGFLKELPLYSIVAPIALVLIVIFFVTSSDSGSLVIDTITAGGKMDAPVVQRVFWCTLEGLVAIALLLGGGLSALQGAAVSTGIPFTLVVLMMCYCLWLALKSERAKM, from the coding sequence ATGGCACAGACAAAGAAGATGCTGGATCCGGATCCCCGGATTTACGACTTCGAAACGGAATATGAACTGGGGCAGGACAATGTCCGGCCGTTTGGCTTGGACATCCACAACCCGGTCTTTCTGATCTCGAGTATCATGATCTTTGCGTTCGTTCTGATCGCATTGGCCAACCAAGAGGCGGCGGCCTCGTTCTTCGGATGGCTCCGGCCCTGGCTGACCAGCACGTTCGATTGGTTTCTGGTCCTTTCGGTTGATGCAATCACCCTGTTTTGCCTGGTTTTGATCATCCTGCCCGTCGGCAGTGTGCGGATCGGCGGCAAGGACGCCAAGCCTGATTATTCCTACGCCGGATGGATCGCGATGATGTTCGCCGCCGGCATTGGTATCGGTCTTTTGTTTTTCGGAGTGATGGAGCCGGTCTATTACAATTTTGCCGAGGGCGGAAACGCGGCACCGCTGGGCATTGATATCGCGGTGCCTGGAAATGAATATGCCGGTGTCGTCGGAACCATTCACCATTGGGGGCTGGAAGGCTGGGCGGTTTACGCCGCAGTCGGCCTGAGCCTGGCAATCTTCAGCTACAACCTGAACCTGCCCCTGACCTTGCGTTCGGCCTTCTATCCGATCCTTGGAGAACGGGTCTGGGGCTGGTGGGGCCATATCATCGACACGTTGGCGGTTTTTGCCACGTTGTTCGGTCTGACCACGTCGCTCGGCCTGGGGGCGCAGCAAGTTGCGGCTGGCCTTTACGAGGTCTTCGGCATCGAACCCAGCCCCACTGTGGTTGTCTTGCTGATCATCGGGATCACATTGATCGCGCTGGGCTCGGTTCTGCTGGGCATGGATGCGGGCGTCAAACGGCTGAGTGAGATCAATATGGTCATGGCCGTGGGGCTGTTCCTCTTCGTCATCGCTGTAACGGGCATCGGCACGGCCATCGCGCGGTATTTCAGCGTGATGACCGACTACGTGCTGCACCTGCCCGCGCTGTCGAACCCGTTCGGACGAGAAGACACCAGCTATTTCCACGGTTGGACGACCTTCTATTGGGCGTGGTGGATCGCATGGTCACCGTTTGTTGGCATGTTCATTGCCCGCATTTCAAAGGGTCGAACGGTGCGCGAGTTCATAATCTGCGCGTTGCTGGCGCCGACAGCCGTCTGCGCCCTGTGGATGTCAACCTTCGGCGGCGCCGCCATCGACATGTTGAACGCAGGAGGAGCGGAAGGCGTCCGCGCGACCGTGATTGACAGCTACGCCCCCGAGGGAGCGTTGTTCGGCTTCCTGAAGGAACTGCCGCTGTATAGCATCGTAGCCCCGATCGCGCTTGTCCTGATCGTCATCTTCTTCGTCACTTCGTCCGATTCAGGGTCGTTGGTGATCGACACGATCACCGCAGGCGGCAAGATGGACGCGCCCGTGGTTCAGCGTGTGTTCTGGTGCACATTGGAAGGCCTGGTTGCCATCGCATTGCTGTTGGGAGGTGGTCTTTCCGCGCTGCAAGGCGCGGCGGTTTCAACCGGCATTCCCTTTACGTTGGTGGTTCTGATGATGTGTTACTGCCTGTGGCTGGCACTGAAATCTGAGCGGGCGAAGATGTAG